A single region of the Nocardioides sp. W7 genome encodes:
- a CDS encoding LLM class F420-dependent oxidoreductase has protein sequence MKLSTPLMYAGNPRESADQVAALEKAGLDTVWVAEAYGFDSPTLMGYLAAKTETVEIAAGILNVFSRTPGALLQTAAGLDNVSGGRAVIGLGASGPQVIEGFHGLAYERPLGRTREVVEILRSGLRREPLVHEGRNFTLPLPADQGLGLGKPLKLLTKPERKDVPIWIAALGDKNVEMTAEVADGWLPHLFYPEKAQGVWGDSLARGAAKRSADLGPLEISAGGMVAIGEGPETKALLDFARPTYALYVGGMGARGKNFYFDVACQYGYEKEAQEIQDLYLGGNKRDAEAKVPLEWLEAGNLVGPKSYVEERIAAFREAGVTNLSLVPASADPAATVAQVKEMVS, from the coding sequence ATGAAGCTCTCGACCCCCCTGATGTACGCCGGCAACCCGCGCGAGTCCGCCGACCAGGTCGCGGCGCTGGAGAAGGCCGGGCTGGACACCGTGTGGGTGGCCGAGGCGTACGGCTTCGACTCCCCCACGCTGATGGGCTACCTCGCGGCCAAGACCGAGACGGTCGAGATCGCCGCGGGGATCCTCAACGTCTTCTCCCGCACGCCGGGCGCGCTGCTGCAGACCGCGGCCGGCCTCGACAACGTCTCCGGCGGCCGCGCCGTGATCGGCCTCGGCGCCTCCGGCCCGCAGGTCATCGAGGGCTTCCACGGCTTGGCCTACGAGCGCCCGCTGGGCCGCACCCGCGAGGTCGTCGAGATCCTCCGCAGCGGCCTGCGCCGCGAGCCGCTCGTGCACGAGGGCCGCAACTTCACCCTCCCGCTCCCCGCCGACCAGGGCCTCGGCCTCGGCAAGCCGTTGAAGCTGCTCACGAAGCCCGAGCGCAAGGACGTCCCGATCTGGATCGCGGCGCTCGGCGACAAGAACGTCGAGATGACCGCCGAGGTGGCCGACGGCTGGCTCCCGCACCTGTTCTACCCCGAGAAGGCCCAGGGCGTCTGGGGCGACTCGCTGGCCCGCGGCGCGGCGAAGCGCTCCGCCGACCTCGGCCCGCTCGAGATCAGCGCCGGCGGCATGGTCGCGATCGGCGAGGGGCCCGAGACCAAGGCACTGCTCGACTTCGCGCGGCCGACATACGCCCTCTACGTCGGCGGCATGGGCGCGCGCGGCAAGAACTTCTACTTCGACGTCGCCTGCCAGTACGGCTACGAGAAGGAGGCCCAGGAGATCCAGGACCTCTACCTCGGCGGCAACAAGCGCGACGCGGAGGCCAAGGTCCCGCTCGAGTGGCTGGAGGCCGGCAACCTGGTCGGCCCGAAGTCGTACGTCGAGGAGCGGATCGCCGCGTTCCGCGAGGCCGGTGTCACCAACCTGTCCCTCGTGCCCGCCTCCGCCGACCCCGCGGCCACCGTCGCGCAGGTCAAGGAGATGGTGTCTTGA
- the arr gene encoding NAD(+)--rifampin ADP-ribosyltransferase, with amino-acid sequence MSDAGGGPVTFERYEHVEGPFFHGTKAALAVGDELVPGFGSNYQEGRVSNNIYFTAVLETAVWGAELATTLAGIQERGRIYVVEPLGPFEDDPNVTDKKFPGNSTRSYRTRHPLRVVGEVEDWEGHSPEVLGTMLDNLARLREQGLDVIED; translated from the coding sequence TTGAGCGACGCCGGCGGAGGGCCGGTCACCTTCGAGCGCTACGAGCACGTCGAGGGCCCGTTCTTCCATGGGACGAAGGCCGCGCTCGCCGTCGGCGACGAGCTGGTGCCCGGCTTCGGCTCCAACTACCAGGAGGGCCGGGTGTCGAACAACATCTACTTCACCGCGGTGCTGGAGACCGCCGTGTGGGGAGCCGAGCTCGCCACCACGCTGGCCGGGATCCAGGAGCGGGGACGCATCTACGTCGTGGAGCCGCTGGGTCCGTTCGAGGACGACCCGAACGTGACCGACAAGAAGTTCCCCGGCAACTCGACGAGGTCCTACCGCACCCGCCATCCCCTGCGCGTCGTCGGCGAGGTCGAGGACTGGGAGGGCCACTCGCCCGAGGTGCTGGGCACCATGCTCGACAACCTCGCGCGGCTGCGGGAGCAGGGCCTCGACGTCATCGAGGACTGA
- a CDS encoding OmpA family protein, with translation MPSTSRGRGLPAILAALLTTLAALAGVTVAAAPAHAEPPFSCSFTELVKDGRPSAALDVESEVWLFTFADGDFRGWALTLDRTVPLDARALSDNQGSERLDYRVYPYGIDQTRVTYDTPYLCDISFVAEVPTEQTIGFDYPDNVRLNGTRDLVATATSGLGVSFESLTPTVCTVAGSVATGVGEGTCTVRATQPGGIVTSTATTYAAATPVERDFAVWPLPGSQSISFTQPANMRLSDSPQNLDATTDARLQVGFESLTPTTCAVQTVSLAGRAAGNAVAQRAPSPRTSTVVPVAVGECTVRATQPGNADWSWEEQVYNAATPVERTFTIRPDIAAQSITFPELNDLHVGENQAPAATATSGLQISYASATPSTCEITGVVYGRGIAPAPVKVEAKAPGTCTVTANQYGGDTGDLTYSPAPEVSESFEITAVPVEQVEPAAQTIAVTGAHGVALSSRTSPIAFASSAGLPVQVTTTTPAVCSVTNRLVRLRKAGTCTLTGAAAGNAGHLAAQPVSASFTVWRTPALPARARATRVLDVLGKGEGSLRVSATPATVCRAVRGGQVALTDAGRCTITVTTKGGDRVRSAKVRIVELRTGAVDRGDMSLAGSIRFGYRSAELTDRAKARLRRLAPKLREAKLVAVYGNTQAFGAGDTPANRKLSRQRAAVVTAFLRDLGVDAKTTTVALGSRNPAGKDEAANRRADIYWVK, from the coding sequence ATGCCCTCCACTTCTCGGGGTCGTGGTCTGCCCGCGATTCTTGCCGCCCTCCTGACCACCCTCGCCGCGCTCGCCGGCGTCACCGTGGCCGCAGCACCCGCCCACGCGGAGCCGCCGTTCTCCTGCTCCTTCACCGAGCTCGTCAAGGACGGCCGCCCCAGCGCCGCCCTGGACGTCGAGTCGGAGGTCTGGCTGTTCACGTTCGCCGACGGCGACTTCCGCGGCTGGGCCCTGACCCTCGACAGGACCGTGCCACTCGACGCTCGGGCCCTGTCCGACAACCAGGGCAGCGAGCGTCTCGACTACCGCGTCTACCCGTACGGCATCGACCAGACCAGGGTCACCTACGACACCCCGTACCTCTGCGACATCAGCTTCGTCGCCGAGGTGCCCACCGAGCAGACCATCGGGTTCGACTACCCCGACAACGTCCGCCTCAACGGCACCCGTGACCTGGTCGCCACCGCGACCAGCGGCCTCGGCGTCTCCTTCGAGTCCCTGACCCCGACCGTGTGCACCGTCGCCGGGAGCGTCGCCACCGGCGTCGGTGAGGGCACCTGCACCGTCCGGGCCACCCAGCCCGGCGGCATCGTCACCAGCACCGCCACCACCTACGCCGCCGCGACGCCGGTCGAACGCGACTTCGCCGTCTGGCCGCTGCCCGGCAGCCAGTCCATCAGCTTCACCCAGCCCGCGAACATGCGGCTGAGCGATTCCCCCCAGAACCTCGACGCCACCACCGACGCCCGCCTGCAGGTCGGCTTCGAGTCCCTGACCCCCACGACCTGCGCCGTGCAGACCGTCAGCCTGGCCGGCCGTGCCGCCGGCAACGCCGTCGCGCAGCGTGCCCCGTCCCCCCGGACCTCGACCGTCGTACCGGTCGCCGTCGGCGAGTGCACCGTGCGCGCCACCCAGCCCGGCAACGCGGACTGGAGCTGGGAGGAGCAGGTCTACAACGCCGCGACTCCCGTGGAGCGGACGTTCACCATCCGCCCGGACATCGCCGCCCAGTCCATCACGTTCCCCGAGCTGAACGACCTGCACGTCGGTGAGAACCAGGCGCCCGCGGCCACCGCGACGTCCGGCCTCCAGATCTCCTACGCCTCCGCCACCCCGAGCACCTGCGAGATCACCGGCGTCGTCTACGGCAGGGGGATCGCGCCCGCACCGGTGAAGGTCGAGGCCAAGGCCCCGGGCACGTGCACCGTCACCGCCAACCAGTACGGCGGCGACACCGGCGACCTCACCTACTCGCCGGCCCCCGAGGTCAGCGAGTCGTTCGAGATCACCGCCGTGCCGGTCGAGCAGGTCGAGCCGGCCGCGCAGACCATCGCGGTCACCGGTGCCCACGGCGTCGCCCTGTCGTCCAGGACCTCGCCGATCGCGTTCGCCTCCTCGGCCGGCCTGCCGGTCCAGGTCACGACCACGACCCCGGCTGTGTGCTCGGTGACCAACCGCCTCGTCCGTCTCCGCAAGGCCGGGACCTGCACTCTGACCGGTGCGGCGGCCGGAAACGCCGGTCACCTCGCCGCCCAGCCGGTCTCCGCCTCGTTCACGGTGTGGCGCACCCCCGCGCTGCCCGCCAGGGCCCGGGCCACCCGCGTCCTGGACGTGCTCGGCAAGGGCGAGGGCAGCCTGCGCGTCTCGGCCACCCCGGCCACCGTGTGCCGCGCCGTTCGCGGCGGCCAGGTCGCGCTGACCGACGCCGGCAGGTGCACCATCACCGTCACCACCAAGGGCGGCGACCGGGTCCGGTCCGCGAAGGTCAGGATCGTCGAGCTCCGCACCGGCGCGGTCGACCGGGGCGACATGTCCCTGGCCGGCTCGATCCGGTTCGGCTACCGGTCGGCCGAGCTGACCGACCGCGCGAAGGCCCGGCTGCGGCGTCTCGCGCCGAAGCTGCGCGAGGCCAAGCTCGTCGCCGTCTACGGCAACACCCAGGCGTTCGGTGC